One window of Inquilinus sp. KBS0705 genomic DNA carries:
- a CDS encoding nuclear transport factor 2 family protein, translating to MDSVYFNAYNTCDMATQAAIYADSLEFYHDRGGLSTSKKDLLEALKKNICGKVTRLLVKGSVEVYPIPGYGAVQIGLHQFINHVESETPSKPDKFIVIWRLRDTKWQITRVVSLH from the coding sequence ATGGATAGCGTGTATTTTAACGCCTACAACACTTGCGATATGGCTACCCAGGCGGCTATTTATGCGGATAGCCTGGAGTTTTACCATGACAGAGGTGGTTTAAGCACATCAAAAAAAGACCTGCTGGAAGCACTTAAGAAAAACATTTGCGGCAAGGTAACCCGCTTGCTGGTAAAGGGGAGTGTTGAGGTTTATCCTATACCGGGCTACGGGGCGGTACAGATAGGGCTTCACCAGTTTATAAACCATGTTGAAAGCGAAACGCCATCTAAACCCGATAAGTTTATAGTGATATGGCGATTGCGGGATACCAAATGGCAAATAACACGGGTAGTAAGTTTGCACTAA